One window from the genome of Rhodobacteraceae bacterium S2214 encodes:
- a CDS encoding TRAP transporter small permease subunit, protein MQGVMRGYIRGVDAVNYRIGRVAMYGIFVLMGILLWSSISKTFFLPTLWTLELAQFVMVGYYILGGPYSLQLGSNVRMDLLYGDWSVKRKAWFDAITVLFLIFYLCVLIYGAVSSTAYSLGYWKDAPFSFLAGVVIGTEEIGTLERSSSSWRPYMWPIKVVMIVGFVLMLLQCISEFFKDILRLKGADI, encoded by the coding sequence ATGCAAGGGGTGATGCGCGGATATATTCGCGGCGTGGATGCTGTGAACTACCGGATCGGCCGCGTTGCGATGTACGGGATTTTTGTTCTCATGGGGATTTTACTGTGGTCGTCGATCAGCAAGACATTCTTCCTGCCAACACTTTGGACGCTTGAGTTGGCTCAGTTCGTTATGGTGGGGTATTACATCCTTGGCGGGCCGTACTCCTTGCAGCTTGGGTCGAACGTGCGGATGGACCTGCTGTATGGCGATTGGTCGGTGAAACGCAAAGCGTGGTTTGATGCGATCACAGTCCTATTTTTGATCTTTTACCTATGTGTGCTGATCTATGGCGCGGTGAGTTCCACGGCCTATTCGTTGGGCTATTGGAAAGACGCGCCGTTTTCGTTCCTCGCAGGCGTCGTGATCGGGACCGAAGAGATCGGCACGCTGGAACGGTCGTCGTCGTCGTGGCGCCCCTACATGTGGCCGATCAAAGTGGTGATGATCGTGGGCTTCGTGCTGATGCTGCTGCAATGCATTTCCGAATTTTTCAAAGATATCCTGCGTCTTAAAGGGGCTGACATCTGA
- a CDS encoding TRAP transporter large permease subunit has protein sequence MPYEMIATLMFSTMMLMLLTGQRVFGAIGFVAVVAALLLWGDKGGYDIGFAAAMKLMKWYPLLTLPMFIFMGYVLSESKIADDLYKMFHVWMGGLRGGLAIGTIGLMVLISAMNGLSVAGMAIGATIALPELLKRGYDKRMVTGVIQAGSSLGILVPPSVVLVLYAMIARQPVGQLWLAGVVPGLMMAALFIIYIVVRCWKNPDLGPALPAAERDIPQAEKYRLLLAGLLPLVIFAVMMVPFVNGWTSLVESSAIGAIAAFLAAVLKGRMTREVFENSVRNTLGITCMFMWIILAALAFGAVFDGLGAVKAIESLFTERLGLNPWVILILMQLSFIVMGTFLDDTAMLVIVAPLYVPLVGELGFDLIWYGILYTITCQIAYMTPPFGYNLFLMRAMAPPEISIQDIYRSIGPFVMVMVGALILVMVFPQLALWLPNYVYGN, from the coding sequence ATGCCTTACGAGATGATCGCGACCCTTATGTTCTCGACCATGATGCTGATGTTGCTCACAGGTCAGCGGGTGTTTGGTGCTATTGGGTTTGTCGCAGTGGTCGCGGCGTTGCTGCTCTGGGGTGATAAAGGCGGGTACGACATCGGGTTTGCTGCCGCGATGAAACTGATGAAGTGGTATCCGCTACTGACGCTGCCGATGTTCATTTTTATGGGCTACGTGTTGAGCGAATCCAAGATTGCCGATGATCTTTATAAGATGTTCCATGTCTGGATGGGCGGCCTGCGTGGTGGGCTTGCGATCGGGACGATTGGCCTGATGGTGCTGATTTCCGCGATGAACGGGCTTAGCGTGGCTGGCATGGCGATTGGGGCGACGATTGCGCTGCCTGAACTGCTGAAACGTGGCTACGACAAACGCATGGTGACGGGTGTTATTCAGGCCGGATCGTCGTTGGGTATTCTCGTGCCACCGTCCGTTGTGCTGGTGCTCTACGCGATGATCGCGCGGCAACCGGTAGGGCAGTTGTGGCTGGCTGGTGTGGTGCCAGGCCTGATGATGGCGGCACTTTTCATCATCTATATCGTGGTGCGTTGTTGGAAGAACCCTGATCTCGGGCCCGCATTACCTGCCGCAGAACGCGACATTCCGCAGGCTGAGAAATACCGCCTGCTGCTGGCCGGATTGCTGCCGTTGGTAATTTTTGCGGTGATGATGGTCCCCTTCGTGAACGGGTGGACATCTTTGGTGGAAAGCTCTGCGATTGGTGCAATTGCCGCGTTTTTAGCGGCGGTGCTCAAGGGGCGCATGACCCGCGAGGTGTTCGAGAATTCGGTGCGCAATACGCTGGGTATCACCTGTATGTTTATGTGGATCATCCTTGCGGCGTTGGCTTTCGGTGCTGTGTTTGACGGTCTGGGTGCGGTCAAGGCGATCGAGAGCCTATTCACAGAACGTCTAGGCCTGAACCCTTGGGTGATCCTGATTCTGATGCAGTTGTCGTTTATCGTAATGGGCACGTTCCTTGATGACACGGCGATGCTGGTCATTGTCGCCCCACTTTATGTACCGCTGGTGGGCGAGCTGGGCTTTGATCTAATCTGGTACGGCATTTTGTACACGATCACCTGCCAGATCGCCTATATGACGCCGCCGTTTGGCTACAACCTGTTCTTGATGCGGGCGATGGCCCCGCCAGAGATCAGCATTCAGGACATCTACCGGTCCATCGGGCCCTTCGTGATGGTGATGGTCGGTGCGCTGATCCTCGTGATGGTGTTCCCGCAACTGGCCCTGTGGCTGCCCAATTATGTTTACGGAAATTAA
- a CDS encoding TRAP transporter substrate-binding protein has product MTTRRNFIRNASLAGAATLAAPSIARAQEAIKWRFQTYAGSALGEHVTKPVIDYINTAANGELEVELFYADQIVPTGELFQALQRGTIDGVHSDDDSMASPTPLQQFGGYFPFATKHILDVPVLFNQYGLKEIWEEEYAKVGVKWLSAAGQDPCNFNTTKEITSVADLEGLKLYTFPTAGRFLSKFGVVPVNIPYEDAEVAVQTGELDGMAWSGITEDYTVGWADVTDYFLTNNISGAWIGSWFVNEERWADLPDHLKAIVMAATEAGHTYRNQWYWGGEAALRANGDKLQLRSVPAGEWAEVENAAKEFWEEVAEEGEVHQKIVNIFKEYNSVINQAGAPYNFE; this is encoded by the coding sequence ATGACGACAAGACGTAATTTTATTCGCAATGCGAGCCTCGCCGGTGCCGCAACGTTGGCGGCACCATCGATCGCCCGCGCACAAGAAGCGATCAAATGGCGGTTCCAGACCTATGCGGGGTCCGCGCTTGGTGAACATGTGACCAAGCCTGTGATTGATTACATCAACACTGCGGCCAACGGCGAGCTGGAAGTCGAGCTGTTCTACGCCGATCAGATTGTGCCCACGGGCGAGTTGTTCCAAGCGTTGCAGCGCGGCACGATTGATGGTGTGCATTCCGATGATGACTCCATGGCCTCACCCACACCGCTACAGCAGTTTGGTGGCTATTTCCCGTTTGCGACGAAACATATCCTCGACGTGCCGGTCTTGTTTAACCAGTACGGTCTCAAGGAAATCTGGGAAGAAGAATACGCCAAGGTTGGCGTCAAATGGCTGTCAGCGGCGGGGCAGGACCCTTGTAACTTTAACACCACCAAAGAAATCACCAGCGTTGCCGATCTTGAAGGGTTGAAACTGTATACCTTCCCGACGGCGGGTCGGTTCCTGTCGAAATTCGGTGTGGTCCCAGTGAACATCCCATACGAGGATGCAGAGGTTGCCGTGCAAACGGGCGAGCTGGACGGTATGGCGTGGTCGGGCATCACCGAGGATTACACCGTCGGCTGGGCCGACGTGACCGACTATTTCCTGACGAACAATATTTCAGGCGCATGGATCGGGTCGTGGTTCGTGAACGAAGAACGCTGGGCGGATCTGCCTGACCACCTTAAGGCCATCGTCATGGCTGCGACCGAAGCCGGGCACACCTACCGCAACCAGTGGTACTGGGGTGGCGAAGCCGCGTTGCGGGCCAATGGCGACAAGTTGCAACTGCGGTCTGTCCCTGCTGGCGAATGGGCGGAAGTCGAGAACGCAGCGAAAGAATTCTGGGAAGAAGTGGCGGAAGAAGGTGAAGTTCACCAGAAGATCGTCAACATCTTCAAAGAATATAACAGCGTCATCAATCAGGCCGGTGCCCCTTACAATTTCGAGTAA
- a CDS encoding glutamine synthetase family protein: MAGNLTFEALKAAVKDGAIDTVLVCFPDMQGRLLGKRFHAVNFVETSFKETHCCNYLLATDLEMATPEGYAASSWEKGYGDYVMAPDLTTLRSVPWLEGTAMVLCDTLDHHTHAPVPHAPRQILKTQIARLKELGFDAMMATELEFFLFEKSFDDIRKGDFRDLTPISGYNEDYHILQTTKEESVMRPIRNHLFAAGLPIENSKGEAEAGQEELNIRYADALDCADHHTIAKNAIKEIAWQQGHAATFLPKWDHTKVGSSSHVHQSLWKDGEPVFYDADADLGMSQVMQHYMAGLIAYAPDYTFFLAPYVNSYKRFAKGTFAPTKTVWSVDNRTAGFRLCGDGTKGIRAECRIGGSDLNPYLAQAAMLAAGIKGIEDKMELAAPTRGDVYEDAKAQDIPQTLRAATETMRGSAMLRVAMGDDVVDHYTRCAEWEQEEFDRVVTDWEIARGFERA, encoded by the coding sequence ATGGCTGGAAATCTGACGTTTGAGGCGCTTAAGGCTGCGGTCAAGGACGGTGCAATTGATACTGTCCTTGTCTGTTTTCCTGACATGCAGGGTAGGCTGCTTGGCAAACGGTTCCATGCGGTTAATTTCGTTGAGACATCGTTCAAGGAAACCCATTGCTGCAATTATCTGCTGGCAACAGACCTTGAGATGGCCACACCCGAAGGCTACGCCGCAAGCAGTTGGGAAAAGGGGTACGGGGATTACGTTATGGCGCCGGACCTGACCACATTGCGCAGCGTGCCGTGGCTGGAAGGCACCGCGATGGTGCTTTGCGATACCCTTGATCACCATACGCACGCACCGGTGCCCCATGCGCCGCGCCAGATCCTCAAGACTCAAATTGCTCGCCTCAAAGAGCTGGGCTTTGACGCGATGATGGCGACCGAGTTGGAGTTTTTCCTGTTCGAGAAATCGTTCGACGACATCCGCAAGGGCGACTTTCGCGACCTGACACCGATCAGCGGCTATAACGAAGATTACCACATCCTTCAGACCACCAAAGAAGAAAGCGTGATGCGCCCGATCCGCAATCATCTGTTTGCGGCGGGCCTGCCCATTGAGAACTCGAAAGGCGAGGCCGAGGCGGGTCAGGAAGAACTGAACATCCGCTACGCAGACGCGCTGGATTGCGCTGACCACCACACCATTGCGAAGAACGCGATCAAGGAAATCGCATGGCAACAGGGCCATGCGGCGACATTCCTGCCGAAATGGGATCACACCAAGGTTGGATCATCGTCGCACGTTCATCAATCGCTGTGGAAAGATGGGGAACCGGTTTTCTACGATGCGGACGCCGATCTTGGTATGTCGCAAGTGATGCAGCATTATATGGCCGGTCTGATCGCCTATGCCCCTGATTACACGTTCTTTCTGGCCCCTTATGTCAACAGCTACAAACGGTTTGCCAAGGGTACATTCGCCCCTACTAAAACCGTTTGGTCAGTGGATAACCGCACCGCTGGGTTCCGCCTGTGTGGTGACGGCACCAAAGGGATCAGGGCAGAATGCCGGATCGGTGGGTCGGATTTGAACCCTTATTTGGCACAAGCCGCGATGCTGGCCGCTGGTATCAAGGGCATCGAGGACAAGATGGAGCTTGCCGCGCCCACGCGCGGCGATGTCTACGAAGACGCCAAAGCACAGGACATTCCGCAAACCCTACGGGCCGCGACCGAAACCATGCGCGGATCGGCAATGCTACGCGTTGCGATGGGCGACGATGTGGTTGACCACTACACGCGCTGCGCGGAATGGGAACAAGAAGAATTTGACCGCGTTGTGACCGATTGGGAAATCGCTCGCGGCTTTGAAAGGGCTTAA
- a CDS encoding aldehyde dehydrogenase family protein, translating to MIRCISPIDGSVYAERPTLSANEASAAVARAKAAQSDWAARPLEERIALVQAGVANVGAMNDEIVPELAHQMGRPVRYGGEFGGFNERASYMAEIAQDALADIEIEDSAAFRRVIKRVPHGVVLVVAPWNYPYMTAINTVAPALIAGNVVMLKHASQTPLVGERMAQAFHAAGIPEDVFQNVFLDHETTSDLIAAKSFGFVNFTGSVGGGQAMEQAAAGTFTGIGLELGGKDPGYVCDDADIDAAVDTLIDGAMFNAGQCCCGIERIYVAEQHFDSFVEKAVAIVNGYKLGNPLDPETTLGPMAHKRFADEVRAQTAEAVADGATAHIEKFAEDDGGAYLTPQILTNVTHDMRVMRDESFGPVVGIMSVKDDADAIRLMNDSNFGLTASIWTNDAIRAETIADQIETGTVFMNRADYLDPGLCWTGCKDTGRGGGLSIIGYHNLTRPKSYHLKKA from the coding sequence ATGATCCGTTGTATTTCCCCGATTGACGGCTCCGTTTATGCAGAACGGCCGACCCTTTCGGCTAATGAGGCTTCCGCCGCAGTGGCACGCGCCAAAGCCGCGCAATCCGACTGGGCGGCGCGTCCTTTGGAGGAACGGATTGCCCTTGTGCAAGCCGGTGTTGCGAATGTGGGTGCGATGAACGATGAAATCGTGCCGGAACTTGCGCATCAAATGGGCCGGCCTGTGCGCTACGGCGGCGAATTTGGAGGGTTTAACGAACGCGCGAGCTACATGGCCGAGATCGCGCAAGACGCGCTCGCTGATATCGAAATCGAAGATAGCGCCGCGTTTCGCCGCGTGATCAAACGTGTGCCGCACGGTGTCGTGCTTGTCGTGGCCCCGTGGAATTACCCCTATATGACGGCGATCAACACCGTCGCACCCGCGCTGATCGCAGGCAATGTGGTGATGCTGAAACACGCAAGCCAGACGCCGCTGGTTGGCGAACGTATGGCGCAAGCGTTTCACGCGGCGGGTATTCCAGAGGACGTTTTTCAGAACGTGTTTCTCGACCACGAAACCACGTCCGACTTGATCGCTGCAAAATCATTCGGCTTTGTCAATTTCACGGGCTCTGTGGGTGGCGGGCAAGCTATGGAACAGGCGGCGGCGGGCACGTTCACTGGCATCGGGCTTGAGCTAGGTGGCAAAGACCCCGGTTATGTGTGTGACGACGCGGATATTGATGCGGCGGTGGATACGCTAATTGACGGGGCGATGTTCAATGCGGGTCAATGCTGCTGCGGGATCGAACGGATTTACGTGGCCGAGCAACACTTTGACAGCTTCGTGGAAAAGGCTGTGGCGATTGTGAATGGCTATAAGCTGGGCAATCCATTGGACCCTGAAACAACGCTTGGGCCGATGGCGCACAAACGCTTTGCCGACGAGGTGCGCGCGCAAACTGCTGAGGCGGTAGCCGACGGTGCGACTGCCCACATCGAGAAATTCGCGGAAGACGATGGCGGTGCTTATCTGACCCCGCAAATCCTGACCAACGTGACCCATGATATGCGCGTGATGCGCGACGAAAGCTTTGGTCCCGTGGTCGGCATCATGTCCGTCAAGGACGACGCAGATGCGATCCGCCTGATGAACGACAGCAACTTTGGCCTGACAGCATCTATCTGGACAAACGATGCCATCCGCGCTGAAACCATTGCAGATCAGATCGAGACGGGTACGGTGTTTATGAACCGCGCCGATTATCTTGATCCGGGTCTGTGCTGGACCGGATGCAAAGACACGGGGCGCGGCGGTGGCCTGTCGATCATTGGCTACCACAACCTGACACGGCCAAAATCCTATCATCTAAAGAAAGCCTGA
- a CDS encoding iron-containing alcohol dehydrogenase, which translates to MTLTANWSYPTAIRFGAGRISEIADACRAAGITKPLLITDRGLADMEITTRTLDLLADAGLGRAIFADVDPNPNEKNAAAGVKAYNDGGHDGVVAFGGGSGLDLGKLVAFLAGQTRPLWDFEDIGDWWTRADADAIAPIVAVPTTAGTGSEVGRASVITNSETQEKKIIFHPKFLPSVVICDPELTVGMPQFITAGTGLDAFAHCVEAFCSPHYHPMSQGMALEGMRLVKDYLPRAYADGTDIEARAHMMSAAAMGATAFQKGLGAIHALSHPIGAMYHTHHGTTNAVCMPAVLQFNRPAITGVMTQAADYLGIAGGFDGFCAYVDELNASLGIPKTLTALGVTDPDIDRIVAGALSDPSTGGNPVEMTEENTRALLQACL; encoded by the coding sequence ATGACGTTGACTGCTAACTGGTCCTATCCGACCGCCATTCGTTTCGGCGCTGGGCGCATTTCGGAAATCGCCGATGCCTGCCGTGCGGCGGGTATCACCAAACCGCTGCTGATTACGGATCGCGGGCTCGCCGATATGGAGATCACCACACGCACGCTTGATCTGCTGGCGGATGCGGGGCTGGGGCGTGCGATCTTCGCGGATGTGGACCCGAACCCGAACGAGAAAAACGCGGCCGCAGGTGTGAAAGCCTATAACGACGGCGGGCACGACGGGGTTGTGGCCTTTGGTGGTGGGTCGGGGCTTGATCTGGGGAAACTCGTGGCGTTTCTTGCAGGGCAAACGCGGCCTTTGTGGGATTTCGAGGATATCGGCGATTGGTGGACCCGCGCGGATGCGGACGCGATTGCGCCCATCGTGGCGGTGCCAACCACCGCAGGGACAGGGTCCGAGGTGGGCCGCGCGTCGGTCATTACCAATTCCGAAACCCAAGAGAAAAAGATCATCTTCCACCCTAAATTCCTGCCTAGTGTCGTGATCTGTGATCCCGAGCTCACGGTGGGGATGCCGCAGTTTATCACGGCGGGCACGGGGCTTGATGCGTTTGCCCATTGCGTGGAGGCGTTCTGTTCGCCGCATTACCACCCGATGTCGCAGGGTATGGCGTTAGAGGGGATGCGTCTTGTCAAAGATTACCTGCCGCGGGCTTATGCCGACGGTACTGATATCGAAGCGCGGGCGCATATGATGTCCGCCGCCGCGATGGGGGCCACAGCGTTTCAAAAGGGGTTGGGTGCCATCCATGCGCTGTCGCATCCGATTGGCGCGATGTATCACACGCACCATGGCACGACGAATGCGGTCTGCATGCCTGCGGTCCTGCAATTCAACCGTCCCGCAATCACGGGCGTGATGACGCAAGCCGCCGATTATCTCGGGATTGCGGGCGGGTTTGACGGGTTCTGCGCCTATGTGGACGAACTGAACGCATCGCTCGGGATTCCCAAGACACTGACCGCACTTGGCGTCACCGATCCCGATATCGACCGGATTGTTGCAGGCGCACTTAGCGACCCGAGCACCGGCGGCAACCCCGTTGAGATGACCGAGGAGAACACACGCGCCCTTTTGCAGGCCTGTTTGTAG
- a CDS encoding extracellular solute-binding protein: MKISFVSTIAVVTALAAQGAQADTLRLLTWGGYAPEEVIAMFEAETGHTVEVTTSNNEEMIAKLRATNGGGFDLAQPSQDRITSAQEEFGIYKPIDMSKVTADQFIPSMLSATASNTTFDGEVYGLPHVWGTSGLVVNTAMAGDVTDYADLCDASVAGKVSYRLKRPTLIGFAYSMGLDPFAAYGDTDAYQGILDQVEAKLTECKANVKTYWDGGDEIKNLLRSGEVVASMAWDTGGWQLNADNPDITFVAPEAGALGWIDTFVLPARGRADDAAYDWINFVMQPEIAAMITNTAGNFTAAVDGDANVSADLKARYQGSFDQAAIDNIKWYPPVPAGLETLEGATLDRINAAN; encoded by the coding sequence ATGAAAATTTCATTCGTTTCCACCATCGCTGTCGTCACGGCGTTGGCCGCACAAGGCGCACAGGCCGATACGCTGCGGCTGCTCACATGGGGCGGCTACGCCCCCGAAGAAGTGATCGCCATGTTCGAGGCCGAAACCGGTCACACGGTTGAGGTTACAACATCCAACAACGAAGAAATGATTGCAAAACTGCGGGCCACAAACGGCGGCGGTTTCGATCTGGCGCAACCAAGCCAAGACCGGATCACCAGCGCACAAGAAGAATTCGGCATCTACAAGCCGATTGATATGTCCAAAGTCACGGCGGATCAGTTCATCCCGTCGATGCTGTCGGCGACCGCGTCGAACACCACATTTGACGGTGAGGTCTACGGCCTGCCACATGTTTGGGGCACCAGCGGTCTTGTCGTGAATACGGCGATGGCAGGCGATGTGACCGATTATGCCGACCTGTGTGATGCGTCCGTGGCTGGTAAAGTGTCCTACCGCCTCAAACGTCCGACGTTGATCGGCTTTGCTTATTCGATGGGGCTCGATCCGTTTGCGGCCTACGGCGACACCGACGCCTATCAGGGCATTCTGGATCAGGTCGAAGCAAAGCTGACCGAATGTAAGGCCAACGTCAAAACCTATTGGGATGGCGGCGACGAGATCAAGAACCTGCTGCGCTCTGGCGAAGTTGTCGCGTCGATGGCGTGGGACACGGGCGGCTGGCAGCTGAACGCGGACAATCCCGATATCACATTTGTAGCTCCAGAAGCCGGTGCATTGGGCTGGATCGACACGTTTGTTCTGCCTGCGCGTGGTCGTGCGGATGATGCGGCTTACGATTGGATCAACTTTGTGATGCAGCCTGAAATCGCTGCGATGATCACGAACACAGCCGGTAACTTTACCGCCGCGGTTGATGGTGACGCAAACGTAAGCGCTGATCTGAAGGCACGCTATCAGGGCAGCTTTGATCAGGCCGCAATCGACAACATCAAATGGTATCCACCTGTACCTGCGGGTCTGGAAACACTGGAAGGTGCGACGCTCGACCGGATCAACGCCGCGAACTAA
- a CDS encoding ABC transporter ATP-binding protein, with translation MSDPHPDLVCRDLTKDFDAFRAVDHVSFDVPQGSFFSILGPSGCGKTTLLRMIAGFQSPTSGDLRIKGKSMIGVPPNKRPVSMVFQHLALFPTMNIGDNVGFGLRQRGVGKSEIKTRVEEVLARVGLPGVSERRIDQISGGQKQRVAIARCMVLEPDVLLLDEPLGALDLKLREHMKVELKSLQAAFNTTFVYITHDQSEALVMSDNIAVMNNGKFEQIGTPHDVYHAPDTAFVAGFVGEANKIDAKVTGADGSQLHVVSQDGTDMKIDAPANGLTVGQGVQVFLRPEVIELTTQSDGVNVSQGTVESVLFNGANSSVTVKDGAGGMLKVALPQTGDFARLQRGDSVFTKWDPRQARCYAVTGS, from the coding sequence TTGTCCGATCCCCATCCCGATCTTGTCTGCCGCGACCTGACCAAAGATTTCGATGCGTTCCGCGCTGTCGATCACGTCAGTTTTGACGTGCCGCAAGGGTCATTCTTTTCCATCCTTGGCCCGTCTGGGTGTGGCAAAACCACCTTGCTGCGGATGATCGCAGGTTTCCAGTCGCCCACAAGCGGTGATCTGCGGATCAAGGGCAAATCGATGATCGGCGTGCCGCCCAACAAACGGCCCGTGTCGATGGTGTTTCAACATCTGGCGCTCTTTCCGACAATGAATATCGGCGACAACGTGGGCTTTGGCCTGCGGCAACGCGGTGTCGGCAAATCCGAAATCAAAACCCGCGTCGAAGAAGTGCTCGCTCGTGTTGGTCTGCCTGGCGTGTCGGAGCGGCGGATCGACCAGATTTCAGGTGGTCAGAAACAACGGGTCGCGATTGCACGCTGCATGGTGCTGGAACCCGATGTTTTGCTGCTGGATGAGCCGCTTGGTGCGCTCGACCTCAAACTGCGCGAGCATATGAAGGTTGAGTTGAAATCGCTGCAAGCCGCGTTCAACACCACCTTTGTTTACATCACTCACGACCAATCCGAAGCGTTGGTGATGAGCGACAATATCGCCGTGATGAACAACGGCAAATTCGAACAGATTGGCACGCCGCACGACGTCTATCACGCTCCCGATACTGCCTTTGTCGCGGGCTTTGTCGGTGAGGCCAACAAGATCGACGCTAAGGTCACGGGCGCGGATGGATCGCAGTTGCACGTCGTGTCGCAAGACGGGACGGACATGAAGATCGATGCGCCCGCTAACGGATTGACCGTGGGGCAGGGCGTACAGGTGTTTCTACGCCCTGAAGTGATTGAACTGACAACACAAAGCGACGGCGTGAACGTTTCGCAGGGTACGGTGGAATCGGTGCTGTTCAACGGTGCGAATTCCAGTGTCACCGTCAAGGACGGGGCAGGCGGTATGCTCAAGGTCGCACTTCCGCAAACCGGTGATTTCGCCCGCCTGCAACGCGGGGATAGCGTGTTCACCAAATGGGATCCGCGTCAGGCCCGCTGCTACGCTGTGACGGGATCCTAG
- a CDS encoding ABC transporter permease, giving the protein MVSDTSRLGFYLLLAPILLWLVVLIILPHVGLFIVSISEKVGPREYETGFANYAAFFNEPLYWRTFARTAIMSILATVLTLILGFPIAYYIAKLTRGRTKTTLFLMCMIPFWVSELVRTFGWMILLRETGVFSNLLQSLGIVDGPVEMLYNDAAIMVGLVYTSILFMVVPLVTTLDSLDDSLIEAGYDLGGTSTSIMREIVIPHAMPGIVSGCIVVFMLSLGNYLTPILLGGKDSLWFTGMIYTQFITRFNWELGSAFGFLLLGLSSLVVFAGLKLSRQSLTDTMGRA; this is encoded by the coding sequence ATGGTTTCTGATACATCTCGCCTCGGGTTTTACCTGCTGCTTGCGCCGATCCTGCTGTGGTTAGTCGTGCTGATCATCCTGCCGCATGTGGGGCTGTTCATCGTCTCGATCAGCGAAAAAGTCGGACCACGCGAATATGAAACCGGTTTTGCCAATTATGCTGCGTTCTTTAACGAACCGCTATACTGGCGCACCTTTGCGCGGACGGCGATTATGTCGATCCTTGCGACGGTACTGACGCTGATCCTTGGTTTTCCGATTGCTTATTACATCGCAAAGCTGACCCGTGGCCGCACCAAAACCACGCTCTTTCTGATGTGCATGATCCCGTTCTGGGTGTCCGAGCTTGTCCGCACATTTGGCTGGATGATCCTGCTGCGCGAGACGGGTGTTTTCTCGAATCTGCTGCAATCGCTGGGCATCGTCGATGGACCGGTCGAAATGTTGTATAATGACGCGGCGATCATGGTGGGGCTGGTCTATACGTCGATCCTGTTCATGGTTGTGCCGCTTGTGACGACGCTTGATAGCCTCGACGACAGCTTGATCGAGGCGGGCTATGATCTGGGCGGTACAAGTACGTCGATCATGCGCGAGATCGTGATCCCGCACGCGATGCCGGGGATCGTGTCGGGTTGTATCGTTGTTTTCATGCTCTCGCTTGGCAATTACCTGACGCCGATCCTGTTGGGCGGAAAGGACAGCCTGTGGTTCACCGGCATGATCTACACGCAATTTATCACGCGGTTTAACTGGGAACTGGGGTCTGCATTTGGGTTCTTGTTGCTGGGCCTGTCATCGCTTGTGGTGTTCGCTGGGCTGAAACTGTCGCGGCAATCGCTGACTGATACGATGGGGCGCGCATGA
- a CDS encoding ABC transporter permease: protein MIPTVPQPAFAKWCYRAYVTAFFIYLALPLTVVCVFAFNNSVFPSLPWEGFTLAWFFGTEAPFIGVFHERAIVRSIGTSAFVATWVSGLAVFVGTCNAFLFVRHDFRGKAFLYVLMLLPLIIPGVILGISILVFSSSIANALEDATGLWFDGLRPGLLLVILGQFSFITTFATLVISARLQKFDPSLEEAALNLGASKWGAIRQITLPFLLPAIVASAVVSVLMSFENFNTTLMLVGSDSPLTIAMFDKLKQGSTPVLNAVSLLLIMVSALLGVLSLLFQGRKA from the coding sequence ATGATCCCGACAGTCCCCCAACCCGCCTTTGCGAAATGGTGCTACCGCGCCTATGTCACCGCGTTCTTTATCTATCTGGCGCTGCCGCTAACGGTGGTCTGCGTCTTTGCCTTTAACAACAGCGTGTTTCCGTCGTTGCCATGGGAGGGTTTCACCCTTGCTTGGTTCTTCGGGACCGAGGCGCCGTTTATCGGCGTGTTCCATGAACGGGCGATTGTGCGTTCGATCGGCACATCGGCTTTCGTGGCGACGTGGGTGTCTGGGCTTGCGGTGTTCGTGGGCACCTGCAACGCATTCCTGTTTGTGCGCCATGATTTCCGTGGCAAAGCGTTTCTGTATGTGCTGATGCTGTTGCCGCTGATCATTCCGGGTGTGATCCTTGGCATTTCTATCCTTGTTTTTTCCAGTTCGATCGCGAATGCGCTTGAAGACGCGACAGGGCTGTGGTTCGACGGACTGCGTCCGGGTCTGCTCCTTGTGATCTTGGGTCAATTTTCGTTCATCACGACCTTTGCGACGCTCGTGATTTCGGCTCGTCTGCAGAAATTCGACCCCAGTTTGGAAGAGGCGGCACTGAACCTTGGTGCCAGCAAATGGGGCGCGATCCGACAGATTACGCTGCCGTTCCTATTGCCTGCGATTGTGGCCTCAGCGGTCGTGTCCGTATTGATGAGTTTCGAGAATTTCAACACAACATTGATGCTGGTGGGATCGGATTCACCGCTTACCATCGCTATGTTCGACAAGCTGAAACAGGGATCAACGCCGGTACTGAACGCGGTGTCGTTGCTGTTGATAATGGTGTCCGCTTTGCTTGGGGTGTTGTCGTTGTTGTTTCAGGGGCGCAAGGCGTAG